In Astyanax mexicanus isolate ESR-SI-001 chromosome 25, AstMex3_surface, whole genome shotgun sequence, a genomic segment contains:
- the LOC111188923 gene encoding sterile alpha motif domain-containing protein 9-like gives MEVYTVPSKQGTPIPLQTSIRDGLSMLEVVWANKFEDESISQETAIEKEAEFYKGAPPQWLNFYWAEREKTPFVKRDMYERIRKEINENKRTSWSIASVNLLHQPGSGGSTLAMQILWDLRKGLRCARVTHSATDSKAVAQQVVQLFNAGGPQNQNTVLLLLDNSHDSVSEKNLKDSLIKELKASCITPDVPVAIILNCVRQLKVTKIRVLETSLSKREEEAFKEKHNEIVQRHGDRRTRFHALNIMSSNYSTSYVTEACEILQTIKKNKRPRKEQLLAFLALVNAYAPGSYIAHDLCCQFFDNESNDLDEFSLEKQMQPFTDILVIFSTQEGENRSEDKHVRMAHPMIAGECLELLTSAGVTRSDTTLKLLTDLCRDPMPMYLVKIIKRMLTKRETIEVKDNSERQEYEESEGQDKDKSEKKAKFSRLIEDIKEKEREVMCVSVLKKASRKFDRDPFLPQALARFYYIEMTDYEKAEEWATIAIKRDEDNSYIRDTLGQVHKNHLKKCVQEKTCTHTTILQIGNHAIKAFKEEAKAAIKEQAPEMKEDGVTNVSALFNSSGYFSYMQVATTIFNYIENHDRTLSKVLTKEISPPISFNSCETFLTDLRDEVEQKFEFFETYLTYSKPSIDKDEPGYFRPDVEECYSKYVTQEHGQENTELQALKEQKVSTFAGLLHALNRPSNESDLEWATRVLKSSSDDDSVLKYVLANILLAQRNSSSKELKPLEKLQSLLKEQWSKEKYNRSPEFYLLVLLLFWPNGEQVEDDSPDIAECIEFMHQSFGRTYQSFFRSRYLVPLFFLKAGEGLQKVLHTSQLDKSLLNQINKRGDSANISNLLRVQGEVQHFQVFAVEGSRKIKVSPQNPASVCREGQISFYLGFNIRGPVAYNIRYL, from the coding sequence ATGGAAGTTTACACTGTTCCTTCCAAACAAGGAACTCCAATACCATTACAGACCTCCATCAGAGACGGTCTGTCAATGCTTGAGGTTGTATGGGCTAATAAGTTTGAGGATGAAAGCATCAGTCAGGAAACTGCCATTGAGAAGGAAGCAGAGTTTTACAAAGGTGCTCCACCTCAGTGGCTGAACTTCTACTGGGCTGAACGAGAGAAAACCCCCTTTGTCAAGCGGGACATGTATGAAAGGATACGAAAAGAGATAAATGAAAACAAACGCACAAGCTGGAGCATAGCTAGTGTTAACTTACTCCATCAGCCAGGAAGCGGAGGGTCCACCCTGGCCATGCAGATACTATGGGACCTGAGGAAAGGGCTCAGGTGCGCTAGGGTAACACATTCTGCAACTGACTCGAAGGCTGTTGCACAGCAAGTGGTGCAGTTATTTAATGCAGGTGGTCCACAGAACCAAAACACTGTCCTTCTTCTTCTGGACAACAGTCATGATTCAGTGTCTGAAAAGAACCTTAAAGACAGTCTCATTAAGGAGCTGAAAGCAAGTTGCATCACCCCCGACGTTCCTGTGGCCATCATTTTAAACTGTGTCCGCCAGCTGAAGGTAACAAAGATCAGAGTTCTGGAAACAAGTCTTTCAAAAAGGGAGGAAGAAGCATTCAAAGAAAAGCACAATGAAATCGTTCAGAGACACGGAGACAGACGCACTCGATTTCATGCCCTTAACATCATGTCAAGTAATTACAGTACATCGTACGTTACAGAGGCTTGTGAAATTCTCCAAACAATTAAGAAGAACAAGAGGCCCCGCAAAGAACAGCTCTTGGCATTTTTGGCACTGGTTAATGCATATGCTCCTGGCTCCTACATCGCCCATGATCTCTGCTGCCAGTTTTTTGACAATGAAAGCAATGATCTTGACGAGTTTTCTTTAGAGAAACAAATGCAACCCTTCACAGACATTTTGGTCATATTCTCTACTCAGGAAGGAGAGAACAGGAGCGAGGACAAACATGTACGAATGGCACACCCCATGATTGCGGGCGAATGTCTAGAACTGCTGACTTCAGCTGGCGTTACCCGCAGTGACACCACATTGAAGCTCCTGACAGACCTTTGCAGAGACCCAATGCCAATGTATCTggtgaaaataattaaaagaatgcTGACAAAGCGAGAAACAATAGAGGTCAAGGACAATTCTGAGAGACAGGAATATGAAGAGTCTGAAGGACAAGACAAGGACAAGTCTGAAAAGAAGGCAAAGTTTTCCAGACTGATTGAAgatataaaagagaaagaaagagaagtaatGTGTGTTTCAGTGTTGAAAAAGGCCTCCAGGAAATTCGATCGGGATCCATTTCTTCCTCAAGCTCTGGCCCGTTTCTACTACATTGAGATGACAGATTATGAAAAAGCTGAGGAGTGGGCTACAATTGCGATTAAGAGGGATGAAGATAACTCATACATTAGAGACACACTTGGACAAGTGCATAAAAACCACCTTAAAAAGTGTGTTCAGGAAAAAACATGCACGCATACAACAATCCTGCAAATTGGAAATCATGCAATTAAGGCTTTTAAAGAAGAGGCAAAAGCCGCCATAAAAGAGCAGGCACCAGAGATGAAAGAGGATGGTGTGACTAATGTATCTGCCCTTTTCAACAGCAGCGGCTATTTTAGCTACATGCAGGTTGCAACCACCATTTTTAACTATATTGAAAATCATGACAGGACATTGTCCAAGGTTCTTACGAAAGAAATATCCCCTCCCATTTCCTTCAACTCTTGTGAGACTTTCCTTACCGACCTCAGAGATGAAGTTGAGCAGAAGTTTGAGTTTTTTGAAACGTATCTCACTTATTCAAAGCCAAGCATCGACAAAGATGAACCAGGATACTTCCGGCCCGATGTTGAGGAGTGTTACAGCAAGTACGTGACACAAGAGCATGGGCAGGAAAACACAGAGCTACAGGCGCTCAAAGAACAAAAGGTTAGCACGTTCGCTGGACTGCTGCATGCTCTCAACAGACCTTCCAATGAATCTGACCTGGAGTGGGCTACCAGAGTTTTGAAGAGTTCAAGTGATGATGATTCTGTCCTGAAGTACGTCCTTGCAAACATCCTTTTAGCGCAAAGGAACAGCTCTTCTAAGGAGCTCAAGCCACTGGAAAAACTCCAGTCCCTTCTAAAGGAACAATGGAGCAAAGAAAAATACAACAGAAGCCCAGAGTTCTACCTCTTGGTACTGTTGCTGTTTTGGCCGAATGGGGAGCAAGTCGAGGACGACTCCCCAGACATAGCAGAATGTATTGAATTTATGCATCAATCATTCGGGAGGACATACCAAAGTTTCTTTCGCTCTCGCTACCTTGTGCCTCTGTTTTTCCTAAAAGCAGGAGAGGGGCTACAGAAGGTTCTCCACACATCACAATTGGATAAATCCTTGCTTAATCAAATTAACAAACGAGGCGACAGTGCCAACATCTCAAATCTTCTCCGTGTGCAAGGAGAGGTGCAGCATTTTCAGGTGTTTGCTGTGGAAGGATCCCGCAAGATCAAGGTTTCTCCTCAAAATCCAGCCAGTGTCTGTCGTGAAGGACAGATCTCTTTCTACCTTGGCTTTAATATCAGAGGACCTGTGGCTTACAATATCAGATATCTCTAG